DNA sequence from the Acidobacteriota bacterium genome:
ATCGAACAGGCCTACGAACGCTGCCGGTCCGAGGCCGAGCGCGCCTTCGGCAACGGCGGTCTCTACGTCGAGGAGCTGATTCCGCGAGCCCGCCATATCGAGGTGCAACTCCTCGGCGACGAGACCGGTGGCCTGATCGACTTCGGCGAACGGGAGTGCAGTGCGCAGCGCCGTCACCAGAAGGTCGTCGAGACGGCGCCGGCGCCGAACCTCCCCACCGGACTACGGGCCGCGATCATCGACGCGGCACTGCGTCTCGGAAGTGCTGCCAGCTACAACAGCCTCGGGACGTTCGAGTTCCTGGTCGACGCGGACCATCTCGGCGACGGCGCCGCAGGCAACGGCGGCGCCCCAGGAACCGACGGCGGCGGCCGCTTCGCCTTCATCGAAGCGAACGCCCGCCTGCAGGTCGAGCACACCGTCACCGAGGCAGTCACCGGAGTCGACCTGGTGCAGTCCCAGCTTCGAGTCGCCGCCGGCGAGTCGATCGCCGACCTGGGCCTCGACGCACCGGCAGCCCGCCAGGCGCGCGGCTTTGCAATCCAGGCGAGGGTCAACCTCGAGACGCTTGACGCCGACGGCAATGTGCGGCCCTCGTCCGGCGTCCTCGCCGCCTACGAACCGCCCAGCGGTCCGGGAGTGCGGATCGACGGCTGCGGTTACGCCGGCTACGAGGCGAACCCCGCCTTCGACTCCCTGCTCGCCAAGGTGATCGCTCACTCTCCGTCGGACGATTTCGGCCACGCGGTGAAGCGGACATCCCGAGCGCTCGACGAGTTCCGGATCGGCGGCGCGGCCACGAACATCCCGTGGCTGCAGAGCGTGTTGAACCACCCCGACTTCGAGGCCGGCCGTCTCTACACGCGGTGGCTCGACGACCACGCCGGCGAACTTGCATCGGCAGCCGGCAACGGCAGGAGGCAGCGCTTCGTCCCGGCAGCGCCCGACGCCGCCAGTGCCCCGCCCGGCGGGCAGGACGCGCGCGACAGCGGCTTCGCCGGCGCCCGGGTCGACAGCGCCGATCCGCTCGCCCTGTTCACCTACGACCAGGAGACGAAGGCCGCCCAGGCCGGGCACGAGACGCAGGCGGACGCGGCCGGGGCAGCCGTCGCCGAGGGCGCCATCGGCATCGCCGCGCCGATCCAGGGCACGATCGTCAGCATCGACGTGGCCGAAGGCGACGAAGTCCTGCGCGGCCAGCAGGTCGCGGTGATCGAGGCGATGAAGATGGAACACGTGCTCCGCTCGGACTGCAGCGGCACGGTCAGCCGGGTGACGATGGCGGCGGGCGACACGATCCGGGAGGGCTATCCGCTGGTCCTGGTCGAGGAGGCCGACGGCGGCGAGGCGGCCGACGCCGCCATCGAGATCGATCCGGACTACATCCGGCCGGATCTCGAGGAGAACATCCAGCGCCATGCCTACACCCTGGACGAGAACCGACCGGAGGCCGTCGCCCGGCGCCGCCGCTTCGGTTTCCGGACGCCACGGGAGAACATCGAGCAGCTCGTCGACGCGGGCTCGTTCAAGGAGTACTGGCCGCTCCTCGTCGCCCGCCAGCATCAGAAGTACGACGACGAAACGCTCCGCCAGTACACGCCCGCCGACGGCGTGGTTGCCGGCACCGCGTCGATCAACGGCGACCTGTTCGACGACGAAGACTCCCGGGCGATCGTCCTCTCCTACGACTACACCGTGCTCGCCGGCACCCAGGGCGGTCGCAACCACTACAAGCAGGACCGCCTGTTCGAACTCGCCAATCGCTACATGCTGCCGCTCGTCTTCTTTACCGAAGGCGGCGGCGGCCGGCCGGGCGATGACTACACGGGGCCCCGGGTCGCGTTCGACACCTACACGTTCACGCAGTTCTCCAAGCTCTCCGGCCTCATTCCGCTCGTCGGCGTGAACAACGGCCGCTGCTTCGCCGGCAACACGGCCCTGCTCGCCTGCTGCGACGTGATCATCGCCACGAAGGCGTCGACGATCGCCATGGGCGGGCCCGCCATGATCGAAGGCGGCGGCCTGGGGATCTACACCCCGGAAGAGGTCGGCCCGATGTCATTCCAGGTGCCGAACGGCGTCGTCGACATCCTGGTCGAGGACGAGGAGGAGGCCGTCGACATCGCCAGGAAGTACCTCTCCTACTTCCAGGGGCCGACCTCCGACTGGGAGGCCCACGACCAGCGGCCGCTCCGCCACGTGGTACCGGAGAACCGGCTCCGCCTCTACGACATGCAGGAGATCGTCCACACGATCGCCGATGTCGACTCGGTACTCGAGATCCGCCCGAAGTTCGGGATCGGGGTGATCACCGCCCTGATCCGGGTCGAGGGCAGGCCGATGGGAGTGATCGCGAACAACCCGCACCACCTGGCCGGGGCGATCGACTCGGACGGGTCCGACAAGGGCGCCCGCTTCCTTCAGCTCTGCGACGCCTTCGACATCCCGGTGCTGAGCCTGATGGACTGCCCGGGGATCATGGTCGGCCCCGACCACGAGAAGACCGCTCTGGTCCGCCACTGCGCGCGCATGTTCAACACCGGCGCCAACCTGTCCGTTCCCATGTTCGGCGTCGTCGTCCGCAAGGCCTACGGCCTCGGCGTGCAGGCGATGTGCGGCGCCAGCGCGCTGGTCGGCTTCTTCACTGTCGGCTGGCCGACAGCCGAGTTCGCCGGCATGAACATCGAGGGCGCGGTCAAGCTCGGCTACCGCAAGGAGCTGGCCGCGATCGAGGATCCCGAGGAACGCCGCCTCGAGTTCGAGCGCCGGGTCGAAGCCTCGTACGAACGCGCGAAGGCCGTCAACGCCGCCGCCGGAGGGGGCCTGGACGACGTGATCGATCCCGCGGACACCCGCTCCTGGATCACGGAGAGCATGAAGCGGCTGCCCAAGCCGCCGCCCCGTACCGGCAAGAAGCGGCCCTACATCGATACCTGGTAGCCGTCAGCGAACCGGCTACCGGCCCCGACCCACACACTCACTCCTTTCGAACGAAGCGAGGGCTCACTGCATGTCGTACGAACCGCCCAAGGTCTGGAAGTGGGACGCCGAAAGCGGCGGACGCTTCGCCAAGATCAACCGCCCGATCGCGGGTCCAACCCACGAGAAGGAGTTGCCGGTCGGCGACAACCCGCTCCAGCTCTACTCGCTGGCGACACCGAACGGAGTCAAGGTCACGGTGATGCTCGAGGAGCTGCTGGCCCTCGGGCACACGGGCGCGGAGTACGACGCCTATCTGATCAACATCGGCGAGGGTAACCAGTTCTCGAGCGGCTTCGTCGCGGTCAACCCGAACTCCAAGATCCCGGCGCTGCTGGACCGGAGCACGGAGCCGCCGACACGGGTGTTCGAGTCGGGCTCCATCCTCCTCTATCTGGCCGAGAAGTTCGGCGAGTTCCTTCCAGAGGAGCACGCCGCCCGCACGGAGTGCATGTCCTGGCTGTTCTGGCAGATGGGCAGCGCACCCTACCTCGGCGGCGGCTTCGGCCACTTCTACGCCTACGCGCCCGAGAAGTTCGAGTACGCGATCAACCGCTTCACCATGGAGGTCAAGCGCCAACTCGACGTGCTGGACCGGCACCTCGCCGAATCGCAGTACATGGCGGGCGACGAGTACACGATCGCCGACATGGCGATCTGGCCGTGGTACGGGGCGCTAGCCGCCGGCAAGCTCTACGGCGCCGGGGAGTTCATCGAGGCCCACACCTACGAGCACGTGAACCGGTGGTCGCGAAAGATCGCCGGGCGCCCCGCGGTCAAGCGCGGGCAGATGGTGAACCGGGCCTTCGGCCCGCCCGAGAAGCAACTCCGCGAGCGCCACGCCGCCAGCGACTTCGAGACCAGGACCCAGGACAAGCTGGAGCCCGCCGAGGCCGACGACTAGCGCCCCGAAACCCCTCGCAGGCTCGGTGTTTCGGCCCAGCCCGTCCTTGCCCAGGAGCTTCCGCCGCAGCCTTGCTGCGCTGCGTTCTGCGGCGCAAGCTCCTAGTCTGCCGTCCCCTCCAGCACCATGTACATCCGCTGAACTCCGCGGAGGTCGACGCGGACGCGGGCGGGCGGCAGGTTCTCGGCGTGGTGGGAGAGGTCGATCCGCTCCACCGCGTCCTCCGCGGAGACGCCCTCGGCGTGGAGCGTCGAGACGAGCTCCCACAGCTCCCTGTGGAAGGCCTGGACCTGGTCGATCAGTTCCAGGTCGCGGAAGTACGGGCCGTGACCCGGCAGGATGAGGTCGAAATCGAGGTGCTTCAACCGCTCCAGAGTGGCCGGCCACTCGTTGACCCAGCCGTCGCCCGGCCAGGGCGGCCCGCCCAGCATCATGTCGCCGGTGAACACCAGCCGTTCCGCCGGCAGGAAGGCGACGACGTCGCCGCCGGTGTGGGCGCGGCCCAGGAAGTGAAGCTGAATCTCCCGGCCACCGCTGAAGAAGGTCATCTTCTCCGCGAGCGTCGTATCCGGCGGCACCGGATTAATCTCGGCCGTCGACTCGACGTGGGCGGCCTGGATGCTGATCTGGGTCTCCAGGGCCTCGCGTTCCTCATCGGATGCCGTCTCCAGGGCCGCGCGCAACTCCTCGAGCGCCTGCCTGTCCCGCTCTGAAGAGCCCTTGAACGTGTGCTCCTCGAGCGGCGCCGTCGCCATCTTCTGGCGCGTGTACTCATGTCCGACGACCCGCACTTCCGGCCCGAACGCCTGGTTGCCGTGGGAGTGGTCGTAGTGGAAGTGGGTATTGACCAGAGTCCGGATCGGCTTGTCCGTGATCTGTTCGATGCCGGCGATCAGAGCCCGGGCGGCCGCCGGCGTGATGTGGGAGTCGACGACCAGCACGTCCTCCTCCGTGACCACGACCATCGCGTTGCTCCGGGTGACCATGGCCCCTGTCCCGCTTACGAAGTAGACCCCGTCGGCCACCTCCTCGAACCGGTGGGTTTCCGTCTCGACGATGTGCTCCTCGGCGGCCAGACTCCCGGCCAGCAGAACGCCGACGAGCAGGCTGAGAACACGCTTCATGGATCCGCTCCTTTCCACTCCCCATCTGAGCGTTTCGGGTTCGCCGCGGGAGAGTACCTTGCGACAGGTCTGGCGGCTCTAGTCGGCCCAACGCAGCGCCCGGGCCCGGTGAACGATCTGGTCCGCGGCGCCCGGGAAGCCGAGACGCTCCGTGTTCAGGACGAGATCGTAGTGGCGGGGATCGTCGCAGTCCCGGGCGTAGTACTCGCGGTGATAGCGGATGCGGTTCGCGTCGCGACGCTCGACCACGGCGCCGGCTTCCGCCGCGTCGACGCCCATCACCTCGACCGCGACACGGCGCCGGAACTCCGGCCCCGCCACGAGCCGCACATGTAGAGCGTCCTCCCGCCATGCCAGCACGGCCGCCGATGCCCGTCCAACGAACACGCAGGGGCCCTCGCCGGCCATCTCGCAGACGACGCTCCGGGTCACGCGGACCAGGTTGCCCTCGCCGATCGGCTGGCCAAGCGGCGGCGCGGGCAGGAAGAGGTCGGGAAGCTGGGCGCTGGCGACGCGGGCAAGACGCTCGACGAAACTCGGAGGACGGTCCTCACGCGCCTGGACCTCTTCCGGCGGGATGCCGGCACGGCGCGCGACTTCATCGATCAGCGCGTTGCCGACCAGCCGCCATCCGAGCCGCTCCGCCACCAGCGTCGCCACCTGCGTGCCGCCGGACGCGTACTGCCTCGAGATCGTGATCAGCATCCGAGCCTCCCCTACTCTCCTCCCGCGGTCCGCCTGGCGGCGGGAGACGCCGGCCGCGCGCCGCTCGGGCGGTCCGAATCGAGCACGATCGCCTCGCGGAACGCCTTCAGGATCGACAGGTCCATCCGTCGCAGATCCGGACTCGCCAGATAGAACACGACCGCCACCACGACCGCCAGCAGTGAGGCCAGTCCCACCGAGAGAGCCGCACCCCACACCTCGGCGAGCGCACTGATCGGCACGGCGCCCAGCATTGGCAACGAGAACGACATCGTCAGAAAGCCGGAAACCCGGCCGCGCACCGAGTCCGGGATCAGCACATGGATCGCGGTGTTGTTCAGGGTGGTGTAGATCGCCTGGAAGGCGCTGCCGGCGAGCAGCAGTGGCAGCGCGAGCCAGAACCAGGGGCTGAGTGCGAACCCCATCATCAGCAGACCGAACGCGAAGACGCTGGTCATCATCAGCCGCAGGCGCCGGCTCGCGTTGCCGCGCCAGGCGACGAAGGCCGCTCCCACTACCCCGCCAATACCGGCCGCTCCGCTCAGCATGCCGAAGCCCCGAGGCCCGACTTCCCAGATCTCCTCGGCGAACACCACCAGGAGCGTCTGGAACGGCATGACCAGGAACATCGGCACCAGACCGAAGAACAGGAGCACCAGGACCAGACGGTGTTCGCGCACGTAGCGGAAACCCTCGGCCATGTTCTGCAGGAGGGAGGTCTCTGTGCGATCCGCCGCCGGCGCCCGTCCCACGGCCATCATCCCGGCCAGGGCCAGGGCGTAGAGAGCAACGTTCGTGGAGTAGGCCACCGTCACGCCGGCGGCCCCGATCAAGGCCCCGGCCACCGCAGGTCCCACGACGCGCGTGACGTTCATCGCGGTCATCGTGAGCGCCATCGCGCCGGTCAGGCGGCGACGGCCGACCACGTTCGCGATGATCGCGTTACGAGCCGGCATCACGAACGGGAAGACGGCGCCGACGAACGCGACCTGAACCAGGATGTGCCAGAACTCCAGCCGGCCGCCCAAGAGAAGCGACAGAACAACGATCTCGGCGACGACTACGGTGGTCTGACCGGCCACGACCAGTGACCGCCGCTCGAACCGGTCCGCGACCACGCCTCCCACCGGCCCCAGGCTGAGCATGGCCAGCGCGACCATCAGGGTCACCAACCCGAGCGCCAGCTCACGGCCGGTGATCGAGAACACCAACCACGCGCGCACGACCAACTGGCCCTGCATGGCCAGGAAGAACGTCGTGTTCGAGATGTAGAGCCAGCGGAACTGCCGCTCGCTGAAGAGGCCCGCCAGGCCGCCACGGCCAGGCGGCGGCCCGTGCACGCGGGGGAACTGCTTGACGGTCATCAGAAGCCCATCGGGCCGCCCCTGAGGTTCTGAAACAACCCCACTATCCCGATGAACAGCACGATCAAGACCACGTACGCCAGACCCGCCAACACCACCACCTTGACCCAGAAGAGGAGTTTTTCCATGGCTTCGGCGATTCGCTCCAGCGCTGCACCCAAACGGTCAAGGTCATCCATCCGCGGCCTCCGGTTCGGTCTTCGTCAAGCAGAGCCGACACAGTACCAACGGCTGAAGTTCGGCTGCTGGGACCGCGGGCAGCGGGCCACAACGTCGACAGCCGGTCCGTGACCGCGCGCTGCTACACTCCGGCGTCCTTCGCGCTGAGACCGGCCGTCTCGCCCGGTGATGCCGACGTAGCTCAGTGGCAGAGCAGCTGATTCGTAATCAGCAGGTCAGCGGTTCAAATCCGCTCGTCGGCTCCACTACGACTCGCCCGGCCCCGTGGTAGCTTCTCGGCAGCTCTCCCCCAGAATCGAGGAGGTGGTCCCCATGAGGCTGCACCGGTTTCTCGCTCTCTCCGCCGTGGCCATTCTGGCGCTCGCGTTCGTTGCCTGCTCGCCGCAGGCCGAAGCGACGGACGCCCACGTCGTTGCCGAAGCGCCGTCAGAGAGTGCCAGCTTTCCACTGAGCGCGAAGGGAGCGTGGACCATGGAACGGCTGCTGGCGCTCGATCACGAGAGCACGGTCGCCCTGTGGAAGACGCTCCCCGCCGCCGGCATGGCGGAGCTTGACGGCCACTACCAGGGCGTCATCCCGAACGCCGGCGACCACGAGCGTCAGGCGCGCACCTCCGGCTTCATGTACGACGAGGACTCGCCGCGCGGCTACTGGCTCGGCAAGGCCTACCGGCCGCTGACCGAGACCGAGGGCGAGGGCTACAACCGCTGGCGGTTCTCTGGAAGCAAGATCGTCCGGAACGGACGCTTCGCGACCCGCATGGGTCCGTCGCTCATCGACGGCAACCCCTCGTACATCATGGACTACAGCGCGTTCAACGACACGACCCTGGTCGACGAGATCCGCAAGCTGGACGAGGGGGTCTACCTCGGCGTCGGCACGACGGCGACCGAGGATGGCAACCGTAGCGCGCCCGGCCACTTCGCCCTGGTCGGCCCGACCGACGCATGGGTTGGCGCCGAGGAGTGACGCGGCGCCTCGCAGCCTGCCTCACGGCCGTCGCCGCACTGGCGTGCGGCGACGAGGTCGACTACGCGACCGGTGACCAGGTACCCCCGACCGGAATCCCGCCCTACGTCACCCAGGAGTGGAGTCCTCCCAGCGCGCCGGCTGAGCCGACCGAACTGACTCCCCAGGAGCCCTGCGCGGATCGGGACCCGCTGCGCCAGGCGTTCTTCGGCGACCTCCACACGCACACCGCCTTCTCACTGGATGCCCTCGGACGCGGCGGCTTCCAGACCCCCGACGACGCCTACCGCTTCGCCCGCGGCGAGGCGCTCGGACTCGGTCCACTCGACGACGCGGGACAACCGACCCGCGTCGCCCAACTCGTTCGGCCCCTCGACTTCGCGGCCGTCACCGACCACTCCGAGTGGTTGGGCGAAGTCTCTGTCTGTACCGAC
Encoded proteins:
- a CDS encoding MBL fold metallo-hydrolase, which translates into the protein MKRVLSLLVGVLLAGSLAAEEHIVETETHRFEEVADGVYFVSGTGAMVTRSNAMVVVTEEDVLVVDSHITPAAARALIAGIEQITDKPIRTLVNTHFHYDHSHGNQAFGPEVRVVGHEYTRQKMATAPLEEHTFKGSSERDRQALEELRAALETASDEEREALETQISIQAAHVESTAEINPVPPDTTLAEKMTFFSGGREIQLHFLGRAHTGGDVVAFLPAERLVFTGDMMLGGPPWPGDGWVNEWPATLERLKHLDFDLILPGHGPYFRDLELIDQVQAFHRELWELVSTLHAEGVSAEDAVERIDLSHHAENLPPARVRVDLRGVQRMYMVLEGTAD
- a CDS encoding MFS transporter, with protein sequence MTVKQFPRVHGPPPGRGGLAGLFSERQFRWLYISNTTFFLAMQGQLVVRAWLVFSITGRELALGLVTLMVALAMLSLGPVGGVVADRFERRSLVVAGQTTVVVAEIVVLSLLLGGRLEFWHILVQVAFVGAVFPFVMPARNAIIANVVGRRRLTGAMALTMTAMNVTRVVGPAVAGALIGAAGVTVAYSTNVALYALALAGMMAVGRAPAADRTETSLLQNMAEGFRYVREHRLVLVLLFFGLVPMFLVMPFQTLLVVFAEEIWEVGPRGFGMLSGAAGIGGVVGAAFVAWRGNASRRLRLMMTSVFAFGLLMMGFALSPWFWLALPLLLAGSAFQAIYTTLNNTAIHVLIPDSVRGRVSGFLTMSFSLPMLGAVPISALAEVWGAALSVGLASLLAVVVAVVFYLASPDLRRMDLSILKAFREAIVLDSDRPSGARPASPAARRTAGGE
- a CDS encoding carbamoyl-phosphate synthase large subunit; protein product: MRRLMIANRGEIAVRIARAAMDLGVHTVAIYSEDDANGLHLRIADEAVRLRGRGVPAYLHIEDVVARAVEANCDALHPGYGFLAENAGLADACAEAGVNFVGPRPAVLELFGDKGRARAAANTADVPVLRGTDQATDLDEARDFFAGLGEGGAMIIKAIAGGGGRGARIVTAADDIEQAYERCRSEAERAFGNGGLYVEELIPRARHIEVQLLGDETGGLIDFGERECSAQRRHQKVVETAPAPNLPTGLRAAIIDAALRLGSAASYNSLGTFEFLVDADHLGDGAAGNGGAPGTDGGGRFAFIEANARLQVEHTVTEAVTGVDLVQSQLRVAAGESIADLGLDAPAARQARGFAIQARVNLETLDADGNVRPSSGVLAAYEPPSGPGVRIDGCGYAGYEANPAFDSLLAKVIAHSPSDDFGHAVKRTSRALDEFRIGGAATNIPWLQSVLNHPDFEAGRLYTRWLDDHAGELASAAGNGRRQRFVPAAPDAASAPPGGQDARDSGFAGARVDSADPLALFTYDQETKAAQAGHETQADAAGAAVAEGAIGIAAPIQGTIVSIDVAEGDEVLRGQQVAVIEAMKMEHVLRSDCSGTVSRVTMAAGDTIREGYPLVLVEEADGGEAADAAIEIDPDYIRPDLEENIQRHAYTLDENRPEAVARRRRFGFRTPRENIEQLVDAGSFKEYWPLLVARQHQKYDDETLRQYTPADGVVAGTASINGDLFDDEDSRAIVLSYDYTVLAGTQGGRNHYKQDRLFELANRYMLPLVFFTEGGGGRPGDDYTGPRVAFDTYTFTQFSKLSGLIPLVGVNNGRCFAGNTALLACCDVIIATKASTIAMGGPAMIEGGGLGIYTPEEVGPMSFQVPNGVVDILVEDEEEAVDIARKYLSYFQGPTSDWEAHDQRPLRHVVPENRLRLYDMQEIVHTIADVDSVLEIRPKFGIGVITALIRVEGRPMGVIANNPHHLAGAIDSDGSDKGARFLQLCDAFDIPVLSLMDCPGIMVGPDHEKTALVRHCARMFNTGANLSVPMFGVVVRKAYGLGVQAMCGASALVGFFTVGWPTAEFAGMNIEGAVKLGYRKELAAIEDPEERRLEFERRVEASYERAKAVNAAAGGGLDDVIDPADTRSWITESMKRLPKPPPRTGKKRPYIDTW
- a CDS encoding cytidylate kinase-like family protein; amino-acid sequence: MLITISRQYASGGTQVATLVAERLGWRLVGNALIDEVARRAGIPPEEVQAREDRPPSFVERLARVASAQLPDLFLPAPPLGQPIGEGNLVRVTRSVVCEMAGEGPCVFVGRASAAVLAWREDALHVRLVAGPEFRRRVAVEVMGVDAAEAGAVVERRDANRIRYHREYYARDCDDPRHYDLVLNTERLGFPGAADQIVHRARALRWAD
- the yghU gene encoding glutathione-dependent disulfide-bond oxidoreductase, with translation MSYEPPKVWKWDAESGGRFAKINRPIAGPTHEKELPVGDNPLQLYSLATPNGVKVTVMLEELLALGHTGAEYDAYLINIGEGNQFSSGFVAVNPNSKIPALLDRSTEPPTRVFESGSILLYLAEKFGEFLPEEHAARTECMSWLFWQMGSAPYLGGGFGHFYAYAPEKFEYAINRFTMEVKRQLDVLDRHLAESQYMAGDEYTIADMAIWPWYGALAAGKLYGAGEFIEAHTYEHVNRWSRKIAGRPAVKRGQMVNRAFGPPEKQLRERHAASDFETRTQDKLEPAEADD